ATTGACCCCTGAAAATGAGATTCTAAGGCAAGTGGAATTTTCTCAACAAAACAAAAGCAAAGATGGATATAAGATACGTTACAGAATACTTATGCACCGAGTAGAATTGTCTTACACAGTGCAATctcaggaaaaataaaaaataaaaaaattctctgTAACATCAACATCTTACACATTTTGCTTGTACAAGGTAACATAGTGTTTCTAGTTAGTAAAGAACCACAGAACAACAGCTGACTGACATGTGTCTGAATGTGTCAATTCTGAATACACTTCGATCGCAAAGAAGTTGCAGAACTAGTCTTCTCTACAAAGGTATCCTCAGTTAAAAGGTAGGAGCTATTCCAATCATTGAGATGCTGCAGTGAAAATCTATTAATTATGTCGCCTTGGGTATTCTCTGAAAGCAGACGAGAAATTCAGTGTTCCCTTCGGCGCCCTTAATTGGTGACTCTATCCATCCTTTGCTGTGAAATCCGAAATCTTCTACGCCCTTAATTATCCTGTCGAGAACCTGCAATGGGTAATCAAATATTCAGATTCCCATAGCTCAGCTCTGGTTATATTAATATGAAATCAAAGCTAGTGATAGAAAGTACCGTATTATAATTCCTTTGGCCGCGTGCATGCATACAAATATGTTCATATAACACTAATGAATGTTATCACTATGAAAGCAGTGTCCATTGACAGGATGTTTAGTTATACAGATTAAAGAAAGTTGATCAAGGAGAAAATATTAGCAAACAAGGACACGAATTAACGTAACACCAAGCATAAGAGGAAACATATACATACTTCTTGATGCACCTGAGGATCTCTCACAACACCACCACCTCCTACCTGAAAAAGACCAGATATGAAGATTCATAACGTGATGGCTGTCGACAAAATCATAGGGGAATCAAATCATAAACaaagatatttataaataaatttctcCATATGGATATCCTAAAATCCAAGCAGAAAGAAAATTCTGCGTATAAATAAGATTTGAAAGCACAAGGAGCGGCATAGGTGTTCAGGTATTCTGCATACAGCTGGAGTTGCAAACCTGGGATTTACGAGCCTCAAACTGCGGCTTGACCAATGTTATCAATGTAGATTCCGACTTCATAACATTGACTACTGCAGGCATAACCtacattttataaataatagttAAGCAAGCTAGTAGAAGCAAACAAAAAATCTTCAATCATAATGCATTATGCTTCACTCAAAAACAAAATGACAGCATGTATCAAATATATCTACACATACACACAACCTTAATCTTGCATTACTTGAAAGGGTACTAACTCATCGGAAATAAGCTGTTGCTGTCAAATGAAATGTGACAAAGAACAAATTGAGGAATGCATGGTTGTAAGAAATGGCATAGAAGTTCAGCTGTTGAGGCTTAAAGCATACCAGAAGTATAGAGATGAATGATAAGTCTAGTGTCACCAAGTCAACTAGTTGTGGTAGCTCAGAAAGATATCTTAAATTTGTTCGTTCAATTACACCGACACGCTCGTCTTGGCGAATCTTTTCAGCCACCTACAGAACCGATAAATGTGGGATTAGTAGGATCAGGGCTTACTAGAATAAGACAACTGATTTTCTAATGTACATATTAAAACTAAACGATCTGTAATGCTGCTATAAGTCACAGCACACAATTATCAACAATTCTAATTCAACTACAGCAATAAGCACTTGTAAAGAATAAGCAAACCTGTCCATAGCCAACATCAACACCGTAAACATATGACGCGCCGTGCTGAAGTAAACAATCAGTAAAACCACCTGTGGACAACCCTGAATCAAGCGCTACTTTTCCGACGACATCAACACCAAATTCTTCGATAGCTGCCTCGAGCTTGTATCCTGCTCTGAATCGGAAGGAAAATAGTCAGATCTTCATAAAACAACCTTCTTATATGCGAAACGATAATAGGCTTTTCCGCAGGAGCATCACCTACATACATATTTGGGGACCACAGCCTTTATCTCGACAACCGACTTATCGGATACAGGTGTTCCGGCTTTGCTTACAACTCTTCCATCCACAAGAACTTTGCCTGTTACGCAGGATGATGATACATTAGATAGTGCAGACAGatatgtcggatcgttggcgcaaaccattaattccaaaagcttgagctgttagaaatacacaaccaattcactaAAAGCGTATAGACATAGCactacgggtctcgattgtgactcggcctaaccagcctcacgtcatttcgaacatgacttggtcCAATTCAATTTCAcatcatttcgaacatgactcgacccaacatTGCCCGCCACATTACAGAATGCTGactcatttaagccaacaagatatatatatatatatatatatatatatatatatatatatatatatatatataacacagaTTAGAGCAACAAACCTTGCAGAATCCATGACTGGATGAAGGTTCGGCTGTACTGCTGATATCTCTCAAGACATACCTCATCCAATCGCTTTTTCCTGAATTACTTTTGTATTAGAAGCAAGAACAATGGGCCACGATGTAACAGGAGAGCAAAGCCTACATGTTTTGGTGAGTGGAGGAACTTGTAAAAGAGCAAAGTAACTACAGCTTACTTCTTAGGCAGATgaattttttcagattttgccACTGCAAAAGTCCTGAGGGGGCAATAATTAGATCGCTCACTTATTCCTGTCAAAAAATTACACACTTAAAACTGTGAAAAAATCAGAATGATTTCGAGGAATGGGACTAAATAATgggttaataatttttaaaaaaaaaaaacaaaagaaaaagaagttgtACGCAGGAATCTTGTGGAGTGAATCGAAGAAGAGAAGATGGAGGTCGCAGAAGAGCGGGAGAGTGGAAGCCTTAACGCCATCGCTTCTTCCGCCGTTTCAGGTCGGCAGATCGAAGCGCAATCTCTTCTCCGCTGGGCAAATAATGGGTCGGGTAGGATCCGATTAGGATCCGTTTATAATTGGGCTGGCCCTGAAGGCCCTGAACCACTCACTCGGGAGTCAGGGGCCGTTTTAGACCCGGCAATCTCGACCCAAACCAGCGGGTTACCCACAAATTTGCGAATATGGGTACCAATTTttccaacccaaaaaattatggataaaaCGGATGGATACCCATTAAGCagtgggcattttgggtaacccgcgaGTACCCACGGATAgccgcacatatattttttagttataaaatatttttttaattaatatatattttttatttactcatccTAAGAATTCTAATCTAATTTCTTATTGCGTGTCttgtatattataaaatatttttgctttaagactttaaatatttttattatatgttatggtATTTTAaacaaggccaatttgcataaaaaattcacttattttgggcttttgcaaaaccgggccacctttttcgtttttgcaaattcggtccgctttttcagcaaactgaccaaaatacccttattattttttctctttcctctttctctcttctcttcgttctctcgttcttttttttttcgccgaaaaaaaaagcgaCGGCCGGAGCACTGCCAggcgggctcttcttcttcttcttctttctgcaggagcaatttttttttctctttttctttttcttcttcttcttccacctgctggagctttttttttttNNNNNNNNNNNNNNNNNNNNNNNNGGCCCGCGGAGCGGAGCCGCGGGTGGAGCTCCGCCGGGCGCAGCACGAGGAGGGCGCGGCAGAGCTCGGCTCGGGAacgcgcggcgccggcgccggcgccggttgcgccctcgcggcggtggtcgggctcgaggtcggcgcgggggaggtcgacgaggaagtagagcttccccggcttgagcggggcgtcggggtcgagcggtcgggctcCGTGGTGaggccggaagtcgccgtgcgcgccccgtgctcttacaggaagaaaaagaagaagaagaagaagagggaaaaaaaaaatgttccagcaggaggaagaagaagaagaaaaagaaaaagagaaaaaaaaaattgctcctgtaggaagaagaagaagaagaagagcccgccTGGCGGTGCTCCGGCCGTCGCTTTTTTtttcggcaaaaaaaaaaaaagaacgagagaacgaagaggagagagaaagaggaaagagaaaaagtaataagggtattttgatcagtttgctaaaaaagtggaccgaatttgcaaaaacgaaaaaggtggcccggttttgcaaaagcccaaaataagtgaattttttatgcaaattggcctttaaacaatgagttatattacgcttttaaaatttatatacatatgttttgcatttaaaaaatataagaaaaaaaaaatttatgggtaAACCGCATACCCAGCTGCCCACCCGCGAGTGGGTATGGGTAAAGATATTGACTATccaaaaatttgcgggtaaatTTTATCAATGCCCAAGTAATCCGCAGGTACAATAACCTGTCCGCGTCCGCTTCCGTTAAACTTCCACTaataatcttattattttttaaacttgaaattttttaaaataattattaacttAAGACGAGATTGGAAGAGGGGGATTGCaggattattataattttattttacatctTACTCGCAGATTTAATATTTCTCAATTTATTTATGGTCAGCAGCCAATTGTCAGGAATCACATGTCATCTGATTCCTCCGGTGCTTAGTTCGCAGATACTTTCTTCCCTTGGCCGCGAGATTGGGtcccaaaaaaatttaacaaaaaaaaaaaagaaattgtttgATTTGCACGGCAAAGTCCACATAACATAACAAGTTAACAACcccataaaaattaaaaaaaaaatttaaaaaatcttacCATTTTGTGCTCCCACCAACCACTAACCAAACACAagcttctcctctttctcctcctcctcctcctcctctcaccAGATCTCAACTCTACTATTTtgctcaatctctctctctctctctacctctgtCCATGTCTAAGATATACTCTCCTTCAGAGGTCTCCCTCCACACCTCAAAAAAAGATTGCTGGTTGATCATCCATGGCAAGGTCTGAATTTATTCCCCCTTTGTCTTTACCTGTGAGATCAATGATTCTTGCTCCTCttgctgtttttatttttgggttaaCATATCATTTCAGGTTTATGATGTGACCAATTTCTTAGAGGATCATCCAGGAGGGGAGGATGCTCTCCTCCATGCTTCAGGTTTTTCATCCTTCTCCCCACCTCCCTTCAAATAACAATCAAAATAAACtaatataatcaaaataaatcatgcgataaatataaaaaatgtttaaacaccgtacTCTATCAATTTAAGCTTTTAAAAtataacgattgtttcacatagTATTGAAACAGAAGATTCTGAGTTCGAATTACGTCATGCTCctaatattatcaattttttcttatttaattcaaatctacGTCATGGGCGTACGAAAAGTTTCAAGTTCAGACATGAAAAGGAgtgtcaaatataaaaatatttaaatattattttttattaatttaaacttttagagtgtaacggttgtttcacattatGTAAAGTGTAAATTTAGTTCGTTCCAATTCTATGTGAAGCTTCCGGGGATGCCACGGAGTCATTCGAGGACGTGGGCCACAGCTCGTCGGCGACGAGCATGATGGAGAGCTACCTCATCGGCTCCATTGAGGGCTACGTGAAGGCGGATAAGGCTCCGGCGGCGCAAAATAGCACTCAgaaagctgctgctgctgctgctgcttctccgTCATCATCAAGCTTCTTGGACTTCCTCCTTCCCCTAATCGTCCTCGCCTTCGCATTTGCAGCCTGGTACTATCTCACCTTTCAGGCCAAGGCCAAAACAGGGCATCAAGAACTCTGAATGGTTTCAAAAGGTGGGATGCGTACTATAGGATAATAAGAATGCACAATAGCTATCAACTCTCACTCAGTCTTGATGtgaaatttgcaaaaatagatcAGTGAGTATAATTCGGCAGATCGTCAATCGGTCGCACGCGAATCATACTTTGAGCGAAATTCCTGGCTTGGTTTTACAGTAGGTGCACTAGACCTGTTCCTGTTACAAGCATTTCCTAATCTGTGTGGTAAAAACGTAGTGTCATGCTCATTGTCAAAAGCTACAAGAGTGACTCTTGGGAGATACAATTCAATTGAGTGGTCCATCTTAAAATCAAACTAATGTTATTGAATGCAAGATTTGAGAGGGATCAAtttcgttttttatttttattgtttttcctTCGATCTGAGGCCCTGGTTGCCTCACTTTGTGGCTGAATTCATTTTCGTAATGAATggagcggtagcatgctacctttctcaaaaaaaaaaaagaagaagattacACCAGCAATTATCTTGCAGGATTTTGAGATTTTGTGATTCTCTGTTTGCGCTCGCTGATCATTTGCGTTACAGCTTCTGTTCGAGAAGCGAAAGCTTGATATTGGGCAAACTCATAGTCAAAAAGCTTCTCATTATAGTACGAAGCTAGTATGAGCTTTTGAGATCCaacagcaaaagctccaatttgatgTACAAAGGTTGAGAGCGAGTATGCTCGTTTGATCTGCTAAAGCTTGTGTAGAAGTGCTATTCGTATAGAAGAATTATACGCGTTAATAATCTTTTTATTCGAATCCCACTCAAAAGCTAACTCGgaacgaaaaaaataatgaaattccGTCTCCAAAAGCTACTGCTTTTACTCCGTTACAGTAAAAGATTACAGCTGCAGGCAGAAGCAAAAGCTAGGCCAGTAGAGTCATTTTCCAAGATTCATAATGTTTTGAGGTGGGTCCGCCCGTAgcattgaaagaaaaaaaaaattgatatctCATATTTGTTGaggtattaaaaaaattcaattgggATCGGTGTTCAACGTGATAAAGCATTTGTTTCTCTTCGAGCCAAAGAATCATAAGACCCAAATTTTCATTCAGAAATCAACACAATAATGTCCTATTACAAGGTGAGCTGATTTAAATTACCGTTCATACTGCTTTAAGATTCAAATGGTGCACGTGATGGACAGTAAGGTTAGATAGGGTCATTTCAGGTGCCTAGGAGGATTGCTATTcaattttatatgtttaaataGGCATATAAATGTATGTGTGTGTATCTGAAAATAATCACCACAATTCATCATTTAAATAGTacaactgcaaaaaaaaaaaaaaaaggatgataCTGACATAAATGTTTGGTTATTCCAAATTGTGGGGTGGAATGGATTAAGTTGAGTagggagaaaggaaaggaaagaaaaatactCTACCTGCTTGCCTTGTTGAGTTTCTAGACAAACGTTGTTTGAGACTGGGAGAATTTTCTTCATGTTTTTATTCCAACAAGTAAAACGGAGTTTATGAAAATCCGAAAAAACAACTAAATTGGCTCTTTATAGGGTGTAATGGTGTTAATGGAAATACTAGTTTGAATagtactatttaaaattttattatattaaaagcTTTGCTTTGGGCCTCAGCATCTCATTTTAGTTCCGGCggcaatttatatatatatatatatataaatataatattgttaaaatacttaataaaGATGGCTGTAGTCGAAAGCAAAACTAAAGaaacaaccaaacaaataaTACTTATTAGATTTGTACAAAACTATCCAATCACAATAAAGGAACAGAACTTGGAAAGTTTCATATTGGTTGTCTAACTTAATGGAACCTTCATTACATTTCATTTTCTTGAATAGAAAAAGTTTTAGATTTTTACTTGCTAAATGTCATAATCTGTCCCAATACTGTTTTGTCACTTGAAATTATCCATGCACGGTgcgtttgaaaatatcaaagTAGTCCGTAAAACTTAATAAATGATGGAATAGAGAGAAAATGGAGTTGTTTTGAACAGAGCACTTTGAATTATCCATAAATTCTTTAGGAAACACAAATTACACATCCTTCCAACATTTGGTCATGATACTGACTATTTTGCTGAAATTTCTCAATATGCACAAAAATGATCCaaattatttttcctttctaGCATTATCATAAATAGCATGCAAAGGTTACAAAGTCAACAGATGtgccaataaaataaaatgagagGAGGAATAAGTACAGAAGCAAACTCTTCCATAGGAACATACATAATTTTCTCTTCTTAATAAGATACTATTTATGTATAGTTGTGCTAACATATAATACTAAAAGTGACAAAttcaaatcaattttttaaagcaataaataaatcCTCTAaactcatataatatatatgtatccaGCTGTTGTTGATACTGATAGGTACAATGAAAAGTCATGACATATCTTAACCAAATTGCCTACCCCTCAAAAAACCTGCTCTCACTTCCAAGGCTCACCACCTCAATTctcaattaattttataaaagatCCAACCAAATCACAACCTACTAAGCTTTGTTTATCTCACAATTGACCAATTCAAGTCAACCCTCATGTTTTTTTCTTATATCATGCTAATAAAATCATCGCGCGAAATGTTTTGTCGTAGCAAATCCAAAACCTCCCCCTCTACTCCCCTCCTCTCCACAAAACCATGGAGGGGTTGATTCCTTTAGTCTACAAAGCGATCAAGAGAAGGAACACGACGAAGCACTACCGGTCTCTCTCGACAGGAGGCGCACTGATGAACGAAAGCGAGCTCAGCTTCAATGATCGAGCGTTCGTGGCAGCGTCTTCTGAGAACCAGAAGGCGGTGTTCGAGATGAACGACTACCACATCTTCATGACTCCTCAAGGAGAGAAGCTTGAAGACTCTAGTAATGGAAAAGGCGACGGCCGACAAAAGCAAGGGCCAATGCAGGCGCTTCCTCGCGAGACCTTCTCTCCGGTGAAACAGGTCGAGCCAGTAGGGAAGGGTGGTTATCGCGGCAGGAGTAAGTCAGTAGCATAATAGAACTGTCTGTGCTTGTGTTTGTTGATGAGAGATGTGAGAAGATGCTTGTTTGGAAGTGAAGGGGATCTAGAATAATTTTGCA
The nucleotide sequence above comes from Ananas comosus cultivar F153 linkage group 17, ASM154086v1, whole genome shotgun sequence. Encoded proteins:
- the LOC109722803 gene encoding cytochrome b5-like, encoding MSKIYSPSEVSLHTSKKDCWLIIHGKVYDVTNFLEDHPGGEDALLHASASGDATESFEDVGHSSSATSMMESYLIGSIEGYVKADKAPAAQNSTQKAAAAAAASPSSSSFLDFLLPLIVLAFAFAAWYYLTFQAKAKTGHQEL
- the LOC109722754 gene encoding uncharacterized protein LOC109722754 isoform X1, which produces MALRLPLSRSSATSIFSSSIHSTRFLRISERSNYCPLRTFAVAKSEKIHLPKKKKRLDEVCLERYQQYSRTFIQSWILQGKVLVDGRVVSKAGTPVSDKSVVEIKAVVPKYVCRAGYKLEAAIEEFGVDVVGKVALDSGLSTGGFTDCLLQHGASYVYGVDVGYGQVAEKIRQDERVGVIERTNLRYLSELPQLVDLVTLDLSFISILLVMPAVVNVMKSESTLITLVKPQFEARKSQVGGGGVVRDPQVHQEVLDRIIKGVEDFGFHSKGWIESPIKGAEGNTEFLVCFQRIPKAT
- the LOC109722754 gene encoding uncharacterized protein LOC109722754 isoform X2; its protein translation is MALRLPLSRSSATSIFSSSIHSTRFLLAKSEKIHLPKKKKRLDEVCLERYQQYSRTFIQSWILQGKVLVDGRVVSKAGTPVSDKSVVEIKAVVPKYVCRAGYKLEAAIEEFGVDVVGKVALDSGLSTGGFTDCLLQHGASYVYGVDVGYGQVAEKIRQDERVGVIERTNLRYLSELPQLVDLVTLDLSFISILLVMPAVVNVMKSESTLITLVKPQFEARKSQVGGGGVVRDPQVHQEVLDRIIKGVEDFGFHSKGWIESPIKGAEGNTEFLVCFQRIPKAT
- the LOC109723484 gene encoding uncharacterized protein LOC109723484; this encodes MEGLIPLVYKAIKRRNTTKHYRSLSTGGALMNESELSFNDRAFVAASSENQKAVFEMNDYHIFMTPQGEKLEDSSNGKGDGRQKQGPMQALPRETFSPVKQVEPVGKGGYRGRSKSVA
- the LOC109722754 gene encoding uncharacterized protein LOC109722754 isoform X3 gives rise to the protein MALRLPLSRSSATSIFSSSIHSTRFLRISERSNYCPLRTFAVAKSEKIHLPKKKKRLDEVCLERYQQYSRTFIQSWILQGKVLVDGRVVSKAGTPVSDKSVVEIKAVVPKYVCRAGYKLEAAIEEFGVDVVGKVALDSGLSTGGFTDCLLQHGASYVYGVDVGYGQVMPAVVNVMKSESTLITLVKPQFEARKSQVGGGGVVRDPQVHQEVLDRIIKGVEDFGFHSKGWIESPIKGAEGNTEFLVCFQRIPKAT